One window of Psychrobacillus sp. FSL H8-0483 genomic DNA carries:
- a CDS encoding ABC transporter ATP-binding protein: MQFHVLKKVMFVHDVIHFEQVSFRYPDEEKWILEDFSFSIQRGERVVITGPSGCGKTTLLYLCNRLYPDNCDGVLSGSVKLFGQDSLSFVPGEINHRVATVFQDPDAQFCMQTVEEELAFTLENLHVPREEMDKRICEVLVLTDLSEFRHAVIQQLSGGQKQRIATACALIMNPEVLLLDEPLAHLDPYTAKKYVNWLDRLQKKRAMTVVAIEHRLDIWGDFFERSISLNQTEIASTIEKRNSTKQENTSLVVHKVQAKIFLQETNFTLNRGEITVLAGSNGSGKSTLLKALCQLIPSSGTVKPKFLGYVPQSPEFLFLTQNVRDEVAYGGGSDVDEMLARLKLIPIATAHPFAVSHGQKRRVAVAAMLCDGREVILMDEPTSGQDAAALFELFQLIDERARAGTTFLIVTHDMEFAYCLADSILLMDNGRLTGKFEADAVWGDEQLLLNHHLLPPKGLLSSEKCFA; encoded by the coding sequence ATGCAATTTCACGTCCTAAAAAAGGTGATGTTCGTGCATGATGTCATCCATTTTGAACAGGTAAGTTTTCGTTATCCAGATGAGGAGAAATGGATATTGGAGGATTTCTCCTTTTCTATTCAGCGTGGTGAACGTGTGGTCATCACTGGACCTAGTGGTTGCGGAAAAACGACGTTACTTTATTTGTGTAATCGCTTGTATCCTGATAACTGCGATGGTGTTTTGTCTGGTTCCGTAAAATTGTTTGGACAGGATAGTTTGTCGTTCGTTCCTGGAGAAATAAATCACAGGGTAGCGACTGTGTTTCAGGATCCCGATGCACAGTTTTGCATGCAGACGGTAGAAGAAGAGCTAGCTTTTACACTAGAAAATTTACACGTCCCAAGAGAAGAAATGGACAAAAGAATATGCGAAGTGTTGGTTTTAACGGACTTAAGCGAGTTTCGTCATGCAGTTATTCAGCAGCTATCTGGCGGTCAAAAACAACGAATTGCTACTGCCTGTGCACTGATTATGAATCCAGAGGTTTTGTTACTAGATGAGCCACTTGCGCATTTAGATCCATATACTGCAAAGAAATATGTGAATTGGTTGGATAGGTTGCAGAAAAAACGAGCAATGACCGTTGTTGCTATTGAGCATCGATTGGATATCTGGGGAGATTTTTTTGAAAGAAGCATATCGTTAAATCAAACGGAGATTGCTTCTACTATAGAAAAACGGAATAGCACGAAACAAGAAAATACTTCGCTTGTCGTTCATAAAGTACAAGCAAAGATCTTCTTGCAAGAAACTAATTTTACGTTAAATCGTGGTGAAATAACCGTGCTTGCCGGTTCAAATGGAAGCGGAAAGTCTACATTATTAAAGGCATTATGCCAGCTAATCCCCTCAAGTGGTACTGTTAAACCTAAGTTTTTAGGCTATGTACCACAATCACCAGAGTTTTTATTTCTCACCCAAAATGTACGTGATGAGGTGGCATATGGTGGCGGAAGTGATGTGGACGAAATGTTAGCTCGGCTGAAGCTCATACCTATTGCGACGGCACATCCTTTTGCGGTTAGTCACGGACAAAAGCGTCGTGTGGCCGTTGCAGCAATGCTCTGTGATGGGCGTGAAGTGATTTTAATGGATGAACCCACTTCTGGTCAGGATGCAGCAGCGCTTTTCGAGTTATTCCAACTAATTGATGAGCGAGCCCGAGCTGGAACAACTTTTTTAATCGTTACGCATGATATGGAATTTGCTTATTGTTTGGCTGATTCGATTTTATTGATGGATAATGGTCGGTTGACCGGGAAGTTTGAAGCAGATGCTGTTTGGGGCGACGAGCAATTATTATTAAATCATCATTTACTTCCTCCGAAAGGATTGTTGAGTAGTGAAAAATGCTTTGCATAG
- a CDS encoding ECF transporter S component: protein MLKSWKLKEIVLMSLFAAVFGIVYLLFLHVGNIWAGFIGPIAYEWIFGIWFIVSIICMYIIRKPGAAVISETIAAAIEVLLGNAVGPRLILSGVIQGLGAEAVFAATRYKRFDLWVLMLAGVGSSLFSFVYGYLLGGFTVYSTGYVALMLGIRILSGALLAGVGGKGIADGLLATGSLRGYAISRPKKGDVRA, encoded by the coding sequence ATGTTGAAATCTTGGAAGTTAAAAGAGATTGTACTCATGTCTTTATTTGCAGCCGTGTTTGGAATCGTGTATCTACTATTCTTACATGTCGGGAATATTTGGGCAGGTTTTATTGGGCCAATTGCGTATGAATGGATTTTCGGCATCTGGTTTATCGTATCGATTATTTGTATGTATATTATTCGCAAGCCTGGTGCGGCGGTGATTTCAGAAACGATTGCAGCGGCTATTGAAGTGTTGCTTGGAAATGCAGTTGGTCCGAGGTTAATACTTTCAGGAGTTATCCAAGGTTTAGGTGCCGAGGCCGTATTTGCTGCAACTCGTTATAAACGCTTTGATCTGTGGGTATTGATGCTAGCTGGTGTTGGATCATCGTTATTTAGCTTTGTCTACGGGTACTTGTTAGGTGGATTTACGGTGTATAGTACTGGTTATGTCGCGCTCATGTTAGGTATTCGAATTTTGAGTGGAGCTTTACTTGCAGGTGTTGGCGGAAAAGGGATTGCCGACGGATTGCTTGCGACTGGGTCGCTAAGAGGCTATGCAATTTCACGTCCTAAAAAAGGTGATGTTCGTGCATGA